In Sphingobacterium zeae, one genomic interval encodes:
- the serC gene encoding 3-phosphoserine/phosphohydroxythreonine transaminase encodes MKHNFGAGPCILPKEVFQQASEAVIDFNNTGLSILEISHRSKEFEAVIDEATQLVRDLLAVPQGYSILFLQGGASLQFAMAPLNLLPEGGKAAYLDTGVWATKALKEAKKFGTVDVVASSIDKNYSYIPKGYVIPSDAAYFHYTANNTIYGTEVFEKPATTLPVVVDMSSDIFSREINVADYDLIYAGAQKNMGPAGVTLVIVKDDRLGKSGRVLPSMLDYQLQIAGGSMYNTPPVYSIFVSMLNLRWLKAKGGVPVLEQENIIKARALYDEIDRNPFFKGTAAVEDRSRMNVTFVMDTPELEAEFLALAKERNLIGIKGHRSVGGFRASIYNALPLSSVNALIDAMKEFEDTHTA; translated from the coding sequence ATGAAACATAATTTTGGAGCAGGTCCATGTATTCTGCCAAAGGAAGTATTTCAACAAGCCTCAGAAGCTGTAATTGATTTTAACAACACCGGTTTATCAATTTTAGAGATCTCTCACCGTTCCAAAGAGTTTGAAGCAGTGATAGATGAAGCCACACAATTAGTAAGAGATTTATTGGCAGTGCCGCAAGGATATTCGATTCTTTTCCTTCAGGGCGGGGCCAGCTTACAATTTGCGATGGCACCTTTGAATCTTTTACCTGAAGGAGGTAAAGCCGCATATTTGGATACTGGTGTGTGGGCGACAAAAGCATTAAAAGAAGCCAAAAAATTTGGTACAGTAGATGTTGTCGCTTCTTCTATCGATAAAAATTATTCCTACATTCCTAAAGGATATGTTATTCCTTCGGATGCAGCATATTTCCACTACACCGCTAATAATACTATTTATGGCACGGAAGTCTTTGAAAAGCCTGCCACGACGCTACCAGTGGTGGTGGATATGTCTTCAGATATTTTCTCACGGGAAATCAACGTAGCAGATTACGATTTGATCTATGCAGGAGCGCAAAAAAATATGGGGCCTGCTGGTGTTACACTTGTCATTGTCAAAGATGATAGGCTAGGTAAGTCAGGACGTGTTCTTCCATCGATGTTGGATTATCAATTGCAGATAGCTGGTGGTTCAATGTATAATACACCGCCTGTATACTCCATCTTTGTTTCGATGTTGAACCTACGCTGGTTAAAAGCAAAAGGTGGTGTGCCCGTATTGGAACAAGAAAATATCATAAAAGCACGTGCTTTATACGATGAAATAGATCGTAACCCATTCTTTAAAGGCACTGCTGCTGTAGAAGACCGCTCTCGTATGAATGTAACGTTTGTAATGGATACACCAGAGCTGGAAGCTGAATTTTTGGCTTTGGCAAAAGAACGCAATTTGATCGGCATCAAAGGTCACCGTTCGGTCGGTGGATTTAGAGCTTCCATTTACAATGCGCTACCGTTAAGTAGTGTGAATGCACTGATTGATGCGATGAAAGAATTTGAAGACACCCATACTGCCTAA
- the icd gene encoding NADP-dependent isocitrate dehydrogenase has protein sequence MSNKITMSSEGVLQVPDFPTIPFIIGDGIGPDLWHAAVRVFDKAVEKGYGGQRKITWKEVLAGEKAFKETGEWLPKETLNILKEYLVGIKGPLTTPVGGGIRSLNVALRKDLDLYVCQRPTKWFKGVPSPVKHPEYVDMVIFRENTEDIYAGIEFQAGTADANKLQDFLHDELGIDYGFSATTGVGVKLVSEEGSKRLVRAAIAHALHHGLPSVTIVHKGNIMKFTEGAFKLWGYEVAENEFADHTYTWGQWERTKADKGEEAANLEQKDALKSGKILIKDIIADNFLQQILLNPRDFSVVATLNLNGDYISDALAAMVGGIGIAPGANINFKTGHAVFEATHGTAPRFANTDTMNPSSVILSGVMLLQYLGWKEAADAIVKALSETIMAKTVTIDFYNLMDDATLVKTSEFADRMIEKI, from the coding sequence ATGTCAAATAAGATTACAATGTCAAGCGAAGGTGTCTTGCAGGTGCCAGATTTCCCAACAATTCCTTTTATTATCGGTGACGGTATAGGTCCGGACCTTTGGCATGCGGCCGTTCGTGTGTTTGATAAGGCGGTAGAGAAAGGGTATGGTGGACAGCGTAAAATAACATGGAAAGAGGTGTTGGCAGGAGAGAAGGCCTTCAAAGAAACGGGTGAATGGCTGCCAAAAGAAACGTTGAATATATTGAAAGAATATCTGGTCGGCATCAAAGGGCCGCTAACAACACCTGTAGGAGGAGGTATTCGTTCGTTAAATGTTGCATTGCGCAAGGATTTGGATCTCTACGTCTGCCAGCGCCCTACTAAATGGTTTAAAGGAGTTCCCTCGCCTGTTAAACATCCAGAATATGTGGATATGGTTATCTTTCGGGAAAATACAGAGGATATTTATGCGGGGATCGAATTTCAGGCGGGTACAGCCGACGCCAATAAACTTCAAGATTTTTTGCACGATGAGCTTGGTATCGACTATGGTTTTTCGGCGACTACAGGAGTCGGTGTTAAATTAGTGTCTGAGGAAGGGTCTAAGCGATTGGTTCGCGCAGCGATAGCGCATGCTCTTCATCACGGTTTACCTTCCGTGACGATCGTTCACAAAGGGAATATCATGAAATTTACCGAGGGGGCGTTTAAGTTATGGGGCTATGAGGTTGCTGAAAATGAATTTGCCGACCATACGTATACCTGGGGGCAGTGGGAGCGCACAAAAGCTGATAAGGGTGAGGAGGCTGCCAATCTCGAGCAGAAAGATGCGCTGAAATCGGGAAAAATTTTAATTAAAGATATCATCGCTGATAATTTTTTACAGCAAATTCTGCTTAATCCACGTGATTTTTCGGTGGTCGCTACATTAAATCTGAATGGTGATTATATTTCAGATGCATTGGCGGCAATGGTAGGGGGGATAGGTATAGCTCCCGGGGCGAATATCAATTTTAAAACTGGGCATGCCGTTTTTGAAGCGACCCATGGTACTGCGCCAAGATTTGCCAATACCGATACCATGAACCCCTCATCTGTAATTTTGAGCGGTGTCATGTTATTGCAATACCTGGGCTGGAAAGAGGCTGCGGATGCAATTGTCAAGGCGTTGAGCGAGACAATAATGGCCAAGACGGTGACGATCGATTTTTATAATTTAATGGATGATGCGACATTAGTCAAAACAAGTGAATTTGCGGATCGGATGATTGAAAAAATATAA
- a CDS encoding cation:proton antiporter, producing MNKTFEHISHAFEAPLQNPVLIFSLVLFIILLSPIVLRPIKVPGIIGLIISGVIIGPHGLNWLEKNSAITLFSTIGLLYIMFIAGLELDMNEFKKTKNKSLLFGFLTFIVPISIGYPVCHFLLGYGVLPSLLISSMFATHTLVSYPIVNSYGISKMEAVAITIGGTILTDTAVLIILAVITGVSQGNIGNEFWITLAISFAIFLFIMFGVIPRIAKWFFERLGSEKTSNYIFVLSVVFFAAFLAEIAGLEPIIGAFVAGLALNKLIPHSSALMNRIEFIGNAIFIPFFLISVGMIVDVSVILKGPQALIIAGTLTVVAIVGKYVAAWLTQIVFKYSRGQRNLIFGLSSAHAAATLAVIMVGHKNGIIDENVLNGTILLILVTCIVATVVTGNASRKVVMDGEQDEEHTDVVKEKDENILISIANMDNMEPILDFSTYIKSKKCSYPVSIVSVVKDNEQAQLNMSKARKNLDNMVRYASGSETSVSISATIDLNIASGVARSAKEVSANCIVLGWPSAANFMDKFVGEKTESILNRTSANVMLCHFKKPFISNKSIIVFAPPMCEAEFGFEYWLEKVVKLAQELSIPITFVVDERSAAAIEEHLVELKNSVPVTFKHYNAWDNLQGLKAFKEEGAMFIFVSARNGEVSYRDSLDGLAKKLDRIYANENLVLVFPSRIENAHIDVYEDVEAAPIFRKISKEIGNMFNKG from the coding sequence ATGAATAAAACTTTTGAGCATATTTCCCACGCTTTCGAAGCGCCTTTACAAAATCCTGTACTTATATTTTCTCTGGTACTTTTTATTATACTTCTATCACCTATTGTGCTGCGCCCGATTAAAGTTCCGGGTATTATAGGATTGATTATATCGGGTGTGATTATTGGCCCACATGGACTAAATTGGCTGGAGAAAAATTCGGCTATTACATTATTTTCAACAATAGGTCTTCTTTATATCATGTTTATCGCCGGCCTCGAGTTAGATATGAATGAATTTAAAAAGACCAAGAACAAAAGTCTCCTTTTTGGATTCCTGACATTCATTGTTCCGATCAGCATTGGCTACCCGGTTTGTCACTTTTTACTCGGATATGGTGTATTGCCAAGCTTATTGATTTCGAGTATGTTCGCTACCCACACATTGGTTTCGTATCCCATTGTAAACAGTTATGGTATTTCGAAGATGGAAGCTGTTGCCATTACGATCGGTGGAACAATCCTGACGGATACGGCTGTGTTAATTATACTTGCTGTTATTACGGGAGTGTCTCAGGGGAACATTGGAAATGAGTTTTGGATAACACTCGCAATTTCCTTCGCCATCTTCCTGTTTATCATGTTTGGTGTTATTCCACGCATTGCAAAATGGTTTTTTGAACGTCTAGGGAGTGAAAAGACTTCCAATTATATTTTTGTCCTTTCCGTGGTATTTTTTGCTGCTTTTTTAGCTGAAATTGCCGGTCTAGAGCCTATTATCGGAGCATTCGTAGCAGGTTTGGCCCTAAATAAACTGATTCCTCACTCCTCCGCTTTAATGAATCGGATTGAGTTTATTGGGAATGCAATTTTTATTCCCTTTTTCTTGATTTCGGTAGGGATGATTGTCGATGTGAGTGTGATTCTGAAAGGTCCACAAGCGCTTATAATTGCGGGGACGCTCACGGTTGTGGCAATCGTCGGAAAATATGTGGCGGCCTGGCTGACACAGATTGTTTTCAAGTATAGCCGTGGTCAGCGCAATCTAATATTTGGGTTGAGTAGTGCGCATGCTGCGGCGACATTGGCCGTTATCATGGTTGGCCATAAGAATGGAATTATCGATGAAAACGTACTTAATGGAACGATCTTGTTGATTTTGGTTACTTGCATTGTCGCAACTGTGGTTACGGGGAATGCTTCACGTAAAGTGGTGATGGACGGAGAACAGGATGAAGAACATACGGATGTAGTGAAGGAAAAAGACGAAAACATTCTCATATCAATCGCTAATATGGATAATATGGAACCTATTCTTGATTTTTCAACCTACATAAAGAGTAAGAAGTGTTCGTATCCTGTCAGTATTGTCTCTGTTGTGAAAGACAACGAACAAGCTCAGTTGAACATGTCTAAGGCGCGAAAAAATCTGGATAACATGGTGCGTTATGCTTCTGGCAGCGAGACAAGTGTGAGTATCAGTGCAACAATAGACCTGAATATTGCCAGCGGAGTAGCGAGGTCTGCAAAAGAAGTTTCTGCCAATTGTATTGTTTTGGGCTGGCCGAGTGCAGCCAATTTTATGGATAAGTTTGTCGGGGAGAAAACGGAAAGTATTTTAAATCGAACGTCAGCGAATGTAATGTTATGCCATTTTAAAAAGCCCTTTATCTCCAACAAGTCCATTATCGTTTTTGCTCCGCCCATGTGCGAGGCCGAATTTGGTTTTGAGTACTGGCTGGAAAAGGTTGTTAAGCTTGCTCAGGAATTATCCATTCCCATCACGTTTGTTGTCGATGAGCGCTCTGCTGCAGCGATTGAAGAACATCTTGTTGAGTTGAAAAATTCTGTTCCCGTTACTTTTAAGCATTACAATGCCTGGGACAATTTGCAGGGACTTAAAGCGTTTAAGGAAGAAGGGGCGATGTTCATTTTCGTTTCTGCCAGGAATGGTGAGGTTTCTTATCGCGATTCATTGGATGGCCTAGCAAAGAAATTAGATCGGATTTATGCAAACGAAAATCTTGTTTTGGTGTTCCCTAGTAGGATTGAAAATGCGCACATCGATGTGTATGAAGATGTAGAAGCTGCTCCAATCTTTAGAAAGATTAGCAAAGAAATCGGAAATATGTTTAATAAGGGATAG